A region of Paenibacillus thiaminolyticus DNA encodes the following proteins:
- a CDS encoding non-ribosomal peptide synthetase produces the protein MGLANGLDRLAVAASQKSKERDYWLTALSGEYDKSGFPCDDVRGTGMQAEETPFCLPLELTARLLQVSNGSDSKLHVVLSAALAALLARLANRSDVVIGTPIYRQREEAEFINAVLPLRAKLDGSLSFRQCLLQMQETIVGAVEHQSYPMELAAQQLGLPADDPLAHPLFETALLLDNIHDERYLRDVKWKTLFCFRRTEDGIDGVIKYNAQLYRSGTMASLASRYTLLLREALANPDQPLRSIHILLPGEKERLLGPLAGCSADYPREQTVHRLFEEQAARTPDAPAVVSREGQLTYGELNAKANQLAWRLRAAGMEAGEIVGLLLAPSADMLVGMLAALKAGGAFLPIDPDYPDERIAFMLEDSGARVVLTQRPVAGRTAGREALCLDEAGLFAGGTKNGAEADDPEALAYVIYTSGSTGQPKGVLIEHRSLVNLAFWHKRAFGVTPSDRSIKYAGFGFDASVWEVFPYLLAGAAIHIVPADIRLDARKLNDFFAEQGITIAFLPTMMCEQFMELPDRTAETLRILLTGGDRLKRYAPGSFRLFNNYGPTENTVVTTFAEIRTEEGGIPIGRPIDNTRVYVLDRDLQLLPPGVPGEICVSGAGLARGYLGRPELTAERFVPHPLVPGERLYRTGDLGRWLPDGMLEYCGRQDDQVKVRGYRIEPGEIEMLLRAHEEVREAVIQVREDENGQNMLCAYYTGPAGLSAAELRDYLAPQLPAYMIPSYFVRLERLPVTANGKLDTKALPNPKEFVHTGKEYVAPQGDIENTLVRIWAEVLSIREDKVGAQDTFFDLGGNSFQLVQVVNKLTEAFGRDIPVPVMFQYTTIAALGGYLQRLDSGEAHRPQDMADNEEIDAGFAAMEQTLLILEGAHDD, from the coding sequence ATGGGGTTGGCAAATGGATTGGACAGATTGGCGGTGGCCGCTTCCCAAAAAAGCAAGGAGCGCGATTACTGGCTGACCGCCTTATCCGGAGAATACGACAAGAGCGGCTTTCCTTGCGACGATGTGCGCGGAACCGGAATGCAGGCGGAAGAAACCCCGTTTTGCCTGCCGCTGGAGCTGACGGCTCGCTTGCTGCAAGTAAGCAACGGTTCGGATTCGAAGCTGCATGTGGTGTTATCCGCCGCGCTCGCGGCCTTGCTGGCGAGATTGGCGAACCGGAGCGATGTCGTCATCGGGACTCCGATTTACAGACAGCGGGAGGAAGCTGAATTCATCAATGCCGTGCTTCCGCTGCGGGCGAAGCTGGATGGCTCCCTCTCGTTCAGGCAATGTCTGCTTCAGATGCAGGAGACGATTGTGGGAGCGGTGGAGCATCAGAGCTATCCGATGGAGCTCGCGGCCCAGCAATTGGGCCTTCCGGCTGACGATCCGCTCGCCCATCCGCTCTTCGAGACGGCATTGCTGCTGGACAACATTCACGATGAGCGGTATCTCCGGGACGTGAAATGGAAGACATTATTCTGCTTCCGCAGGACGGAGGACGGGATTGACGGTGTAATCAAATATAATGCACAGCTGTATCGCAGCGGCACCATGGCAAGCCTTGCTTCCCGTTACACGCTGCTGCTGCGGGAGGCGCTGGCGAATCCCGATCAGCCGCTGCGGAGCATTCATATTCTGCTGCCCGGGGAGAAGGAGCGGCTTCTCGGCCCATTGGCCGGATGCTCGGCCGATTATCCGCGGGAACAGACCGTGCACCGCTTGTTCGAGGAACAGGCGGCGCGCACGCCGGACGCGCCGGCTGTCGTCAGCCGGGAAGGACAGCTGACGTATGGCGAACTGAACGCAAAGGCCAACCAATTGGCCTGGAGGCTGCGGGCGGCCGGAATGGAGGCGGGCGAGATCGTCGGCTTGCTGCTCGCCCCTTCCGCCGACATGCTGGTCGGCATGCTGGCGGCATTGAAGGCCGGAGGCGCTTTTTTGCCGATAGATCCGGATTACCCTGACGAGCGCATCGCCTTCATGCTGGAGGATAGCGGCGCGCGCGTGGTGCTGACGCAGCGGCCTGTGGCCGGAAGAACGGCTGGCCGCGAAGCGCTGTGCCTCGATGAGGCGGGGCTGTTCGCCGGGGGGACGAAGAACGGGGCGGAGGCTGACGATCCTGAGGCGCTGGCTTACGTCATCTACACGTCAGGCTCTACCGGACAGCCGAAGGGCGTCCTGATCGAGCATCGGTCGCTCGTCAATCTGGCGTTCTGGCATAAGCGGGCCTTCGGCGTGACGCCATCCGACCGCAGCATCAAATACGCCGGATTCGGCTTCGACGCTTCGGTATGGGAGGTGTTCCCGTACCTGCTGGCGGGAGCGGCCATTCATATCGTGCCTGCGGACATCCGGCTGGATGCGCGCAAGCTGAACGATTTTTTTGCGGAACAGGGCATTACGATCGCCTTTCTGCCGACCATGATGTGCGAGCAGTTCATGGAACTGCCTGATCGGACAGCGGAGACGCTGCGGATATTGTTAACAGGCGGAGACCGCTTGAAGCGATACGCGCCAGGGAGCTTCCGGCTCTTCAATAATTACGGGCCGACTGAGAATACGGTGGTGACCACATTTGCCGAAATCAGGACGGAAGAGGGCGGCATTCCGATCGGACGGCCGATCGACAATACGAGAGTGTACGTGCTTGATCGCGACCTTCAGCTGCTTCCGCCTGGCGTGCCGGGCGAAATCTGCGTCTCTGGTGCAGGCTTGGCCCGCGGCTATCTCGGCCGGCCGGAACTGACGGCGGAAAGGTTCGTGCCCCATCCGCTGGTACCGGGGGAGCGTCTGTACCGGACGGGCGATCTGGGGCGCTGGCTCCCCGACGGCATGCTGGAGTACTGCGGCCGTCAGGATGATCAGGTGAAGGTGCGGGGGTATCGCATCGAACCCGGGGAAATCGAAATGCTGCTGCGCGCGCATGAGGAAGTCCGCGAGGCGGTGATCCAGGTCCGGGAGGACGAGAACGGCCAAAACATGCTCTGCGCGTACTATACCGGCCCGGCCGGCTTGTCCGCGGCCGAGCTGCGGGACTATTTGGCTCCGCAGCTGCCGGCTTATATGATTCCATCCTATTTTGTCCGCCTGGAACGGCTGCCCGTGACGGCGAACGGGAAATTGGACACCAAGGCTCTGCCCAATCCGAAGGAGTTCGTTCATACCGGCAAGGAATATGTCGCGCCGCAGGGCGACATCGAGAATACGCTGGTCCGAATCTGGGCTGAAGTCTTGTCCATTCGCGAGGACAAAGTCGGGGCGCAGGATACCTTTTTCGATCTGGGCGGGAACTCGTTCCAGCTCGTGCAGGTGGTCAACAAGCTGACAGAAGCGTTCGGCCGGGACATCCCTGTGCCCGTGATGTTCCAGTACACGACCATTGCGGCGCTCGGCGGTTATCTGCAGCGGCTGGACAGCGGCGAAGCGCACAGGCCGCAAGACATGGCGGACAATGAAGAAATAGATGCGGGATTCGCAGCGATGGAGCAGACGCTGCTCATATTGGAGGGGGCGCACGATGACTAA
- a CDS encoding type I polyketide synthase yields MTKSQHTQAATGLEIAVIGMAGRFPGARNIEEYWDNLKSGKESVHFFSDEELEAAGVDSELIRNPRYVKAKAVVPDAEWFDSDFFDYSPREAEVIDPQLRIFHECAWEALEHAGYDSEQTNGAIGLFAGASASIYWQLVAMLSRSESTAEQFAALALSDKDFLSTRISHKLNLKGPSVNVDSACSTSLLAIHMACRALLTGECRMALAGGVTVTVPRTEGYLYEEGMVSSPDGHCRAFDAKAKGTVGGEGAGIVVLKPLKQALADGDCIYAVIKGSASNNDGTRKVGFSAPSIEGQAEVIRAAQRMGRIAPESISYVEAHGTGTALGDPVEIEALKLAFQTKNTGFCRIGSVKTNIGHLNSAAGVAAFIKTVLSLHHKQLPPSLHFDAPNPKIDFANSPFVVNTELIPWTNEHYPLRAGVSSFGIGGTNIHVVLEEAPPQPDGDEGRAAKLVLLSAKTESGLEQATARLCAYMREHPSIPLSDVAYTLQIGRRAFRHRRMFVCSSAEEARELLETLPPERVHSRSCDNGQARLVFMFPGQGAQYVNMGLDLYHREPDFREAVDRCCDIVRPLLDVNLKELLYPAGNDAAADCAERLKQTDVTQPVIFIFSYALAQLLMKWGLKPSALIGHSAGEYAAACLAGVMTLEEALELITLRGRLMHGMPPGAMLSVPLPEQELKPLLAEGVSVAAVNGASLCVASGTHDGIDRLERQLAEAGHACSRLHTSHAFHSAMMEPIMEPFRRKVSGMTLRAPAIPFISNVSGTWITAEEAVEPEYWVRHLRGTVRFADGLRELLRDGKAVFVEVGPGNALSAFVRRHPDKTARHAAVNLVRHPKEQARDDDYLLQQLGRLWLEGARPDWKAFHAGERRKRTALPAYPFERRRYWIDPPFEIDVLKQGLARKPASESRPQDSAGFPKKNTVGEWLYAPVWERSFLQEETGSERSGSLWVVFSPEDGVIPRLVACMREAGRDVVAVHPSDSFSQLNDRAYRIDPGKPEHYERLLRTLTEAGAQPDRIVHAWLAAETGEVAGTIEVAETRESAEFGKADTRIPSAGERVLDRGYYSLLALARAIGSCGLDQDLHLAIVTSNMQEVTGDERLQPEQAAAIGACLVIPQEYGNVRCRSIDITDSLRQSDPERQQALAERLQAEIAAPSEDLFVAYRGAYRWVQKYARLPAPAADTGLRKHGVYLITGGLGGIGLTLAEHLAKTVQAKLILVGRSGLEGEEAADKRKKIDEFEGYGSEVLICQADVCDEARMEQVAAEAVARFGAIHGVIHAAGVSDGALIQRRTREMDERALAAKVNGTRVLGRVLAGMRLDFLVLCSSLTTALGGVGQAGYCAANAYLDAYACSKRAQGDTHVVAIAWDGWQTVGMAAAAEQEIAALTAHAGVRAQGPDKLTRLLPEEGVAVFRQALASRRPQVLVSTTDLPLRVHTARTSSLRSLMDKERDGTGPQAARPDVSTAHAPPEDELEQTMADLWRDYLGIDQVGLHDNFFELGATSLDIIQMNTKLQRALGREVAVVDMFSHPTIHSLAESLRRAAHKETVPPDATADRSERIDDGKNRLKQRLQKRERT; encoded by the coding sequence ATGACTAAGAGCCAACACACCCAAGCGGCGACCGGACTCGAAATTGCCGTTATCGGAATGGCCGGACGATTTCCCGGAGCGCGGAATATAGAGGAATACTGGGATAATTTGAAAAGCGGAAAAGAGTCGGTCCACTTCTTTTCCGATGAAGAGCTTGAGGCGGCCGGGGTTGATTCCGAGCTGATCCGCAACCCGCGATATGTGAAAGCGAAGGCGGTTGTGCCTGATGCGGAATGGTTCGATTCCGATTTTTTCGACTATTCGCCGCGCGAGGCGGAGGTCATCGATCCGCAGCTTCGCATTTTCCATGAATGCGCTTGGGAGGCGCTGGAGCATGCAGGCTACGATTCCGAGCAGACGAATGGCGCCATCGGGCTGTTCGCGGGCGCTTCGGCCAGCATTTACTGGCAGCTGGTGGCCATGCTGTCGCGGAGCGAGAGCACGGCCGAGCAATTCGCGGCGCTGGCTTTATCGGACAAAGACTTTTTGAGCACGCGAATTTCTCACAAGCTGAATTTGAAAGGTCCGAGCGTGAACGTCGACTCCGCCTGCTCCACTTCGCTGCTGGCGATCCATATGGCCTGCCGGGCGCTGCTGACGGGCGAGTGCAGAATGGCGTTGGCCGGAGGAGTGACCGTGACGGTTCCCCGTACGGAAGGCTATCTCTATGAAGAAGGGATGGTCAGCTCGCCGGACGGGCATTGCCGGGCTTTTGACGCGAAGGCAAAGGGGACTGTCGGCGGAGAAGGCGCGGGAATCGTCGTGCTTAAGCCGTTGAAGCAGGCCCTGGCTGACGGCGACTGCATCTACGCGGTCATCAAGGGCTCGGCGTCCAACAATGACGGCACGCGCAAGGTGGGATTCTCCGCTCCCAGCATCGAGGGCCAGGCGGAGGTCATTCGGGCGGCGCAGCGCATGGGCCGGATTGCGCCGGAGAGCATCAGCTATGTCGAAGCTCACGGCACAGGCACCGCGCTCGGCGATCCGGTCGAGATCGAGGCGTTGAAGCTGGCTTTTCAGACGAAGAACACAGGGTTTTGCCGCATTGGGTCCGTCAAGACGAACATCGGCCATCTGAATAGCGCCGCCGGTGTCGCAGCGTTCATCAAGACCGTGCTGTCCCTGCATCACAAGCAGTTACCGCCGAGCCTGCATTTCGATGCGCCCAATCCCAAAATCGATTTTGCGAACAGCCCGTTCGTCGTCAATACGGAGCTGATCCCATGGACGAATGAGCACTATCCGCTGCGGGCCGGCGTCAGCTCATTCGGCATCGGCGGAACCAATATTCATGTCGTGCTTGAGGAAGCCCCGCCGCAGCCGGACGGAGACGAGGGGAGAGCGGCGAAGCTCGTGCTGTTGTCCGCCAAGACGGAATCCGGACTGGAGCAAGCCACGGCCCGCCTGTGCGCGTATATGCGGGAGCATCCAAGCATCCCGCTGTCCGATGTGGCCTACACGCTGCAGATCGGCCGCCGGGCGTTCCGGCATCGGCGCATGTTCGTCTGCTCCTCTGCGGAGGAAGCGCGGGAATTGCTGGAGACCTTGCCCCCCGAGCGGGTTCACAGCCGGAGCTGCGACAACGGCCAGGCCCGGCTGGTGTTCATGTTTCCCGGTCAAGGCGCGCAGTATGTCAACATGGGGCTGGACCTCTATCACCGGGAGCCGGACTTCCGCGAGGCGGTGGACAGATGCTGCGACATCGTTCGTCCGCTGCTGGACGTGAATCTGAAGGAATTGCTATATCCGGCCGGGAATGACGCGGCCGCCGATTGCGCTGAGCGCCTGAAGCAGACCGACGTGACCCAGCCGGTCATATTCATATTCTCCTATGCGTTGGCGCAGCTGCTGATGAAATGGGGCTTGAAGCCGAGCGCGTTGATCGGCCATAGCGCAGGCGAATACGCGGCCGCGTGCCTGGCGGGAGTGATGACGCTGGAAGAAGCGCTGGAGCTGATTACGCTGCGGGGGAGATTGATGCACGGCATGCCGCCGGGAGCGATGCTCAGCGTGCCGCTGCCGGAGCAAGAGCTGAAGCCGCTTCTCGCTGAGGGCGTCTCGGTCGCGGCAGTGAACGGGGCGTCGCTGTGCGTCGCATCGGGAACGCATGACGGCATCGACAGGCTGGAACGGCAGCTTGCCGAAGCGGGTCATGCCTGCTCGAGGCTGCATACCTCCCATGCTTTTCATTCGGCGATGATGGAGCCGATCATGGAGCCGTTCCGCCGGAAGGTCAGCGGAATGACGCTCCGTGCGCCGGCCATTCCTTTTATTTCAAATGTAAGCGGAACCTGGATCACGGCGGAGGAAGCCGTCGAGCCTGAGTATTGGGTCCGGCATTTGCGGGGTACCGTCCGTTTTGCGGACGGTCTCCGCGAACTGCTGCGGGACGGCAAGGCCGTGTTCGTGGAAGTAGGGCCGGGCAATGCGTTAAGCGCATTTGTGCGCCGGCATCCCGACAAGACCGCGCGCCACGCGGCCGTCAATCTCGTCCGGCATCCGAAGGAGCAAGCCCGCGACGACGACTACTTGCTGCAGCAGTTGGGACGGCTGTGGCTGGAAGGAGCCCGGCCGGATTGGAAAGCGTTCCATGCGGGCGAGCGCCGCAAGCGGACGGCATTGCCGGCCTATCCGTTCGAACGCCGCCGTTATTGGATCGATCCGCCGTTCGAGATCGATGTACTGAAGCAGGGGCTGGCGCGCAAGCCGGCATCAGAATCGCGCCCGCAAGACAGCGCCGGGTTCCCCAAAAAGAACACGGTCGGCGAGTGGCTGTACGCCCCGGTATGGGAACGCTCCTTTTTGCAGGAGGAGACGGGCTCTGAGCGTTCTGGAAGCCTCTGGGTCGTCTTCTCGCCAGAGGACGGGGTGATCCCGCGGCTGGTAGCCTGCATGCGGGAGGCTGGCCGCGATGTCGTCGCCGTGCATCCTTCTGATTCATTCTCGCAATTGAACGACAGGGCATACCGGATTGATCCAGGGAAACCGGAGCATTATGAGCGGCTGCTGCGGACGCTGACGGAAGCCGGGGCGCAGCCTGACCGAATCGTTCACGCGTGGCTGGCCGCGGAAACCGGGGAAGTTGCGGGAACCATAGAAGTCGCGGAAACCAGGGAATCTGCGGAATTCGGGAAAGCGGATACGCGAATCCCTTCCGCCGGAGAGAGGGTGTTGGACAGAGGCTATTACAGCCTTCTCGCACTGGCGCGGGCCATCGGATCTTGCGGACTTGACCAGGACCTGCACCTTGCGATCGTGACCTCCAATATGCAGGAGGTGACAGGCGACGAGCGGCTGCAGCCGGAGCAAGCGGCGGCGATTGGCGCTTGCCTGGTTATTCCGCAGGAGTACGGGAACGTGCGCTGCCGCAGCATCGATATTACGGATTCGCTCAGGCAGAGCGATCCGGAGCGGCAGCAAGCTCTGGCCGAACGCTTGCAGGCGGAGATAGCCGCCCCTTCCGAGGACCTATTCGTCGCTTACCGCGGGGCCTATCGCTGGGTGCAAAAATATGCTAGGCTGCCGGCGCCCGCAGCCGACACCGGCCTGCGGAAGCACGGGGTGTACTTGATAACGGGAGGGCTTGGCGGCATTGGCTTGACGTTGGCGGAGCATTTGGCCAAGACGGTGCAGGCGAAGCTGATTCTGGTGGGCCGCTCGGGACTGGAAGGCGAAGAGGCGGCGGATAAGCGCAAAAAAATAGATGAATTCGAAGGTTACGGATCCGAGGTGCTTATCTGCCAGGCGGATGTGTGCGACGAGGCGCGGATGGAGCAGGTTGCAGCCGAGGCCGTGGCCCGCTTCGGCGCGATTCATGGCGTGATCCACGCGGCGGGGGTATCCGACGGGGCGCTGATTCAACGGCGCACGCGGGAGATGGATGAGCGCGCGCTGGCGGCCAAGGTGAACGGCACGCGGGTGCTCGGCCGGGTGCTGGCCGGCATGCGGCTTGATTTCCTTGTGTTGTGCTCTTCTCTGACCACTGCGTTGGGCGGCGTCGGCCAAGCGGGCTATTGCGCGGCCAATGCGTATCTCGACGCTTACGCTTGCAGCAAGCGGGCGCAGGGCGACACGCATGTCGTCGCCATTGCTTGGGACGGATGGCAGACCGTCGGCATGGCCGCGGCAGCCGAGCAAGAGATCGCGGCGCTTACGGCGCATGCGGGCGTGCGGGCCCAGGGGCCGGACAAGCTGACGCGGCTGCTGCCGGAAGAAGGAGTGGCGGTCTTCCGGCAAGCGTTGGCAAGCCGCCGGCCGCAAGTACTGGTATCGACGACGGATTTGCCGCTGCGGGTGCACACCGCGCGCACATCGTCATTGCGCTCCTTGATGGACAAGGAACGGGACGGAACCGGCCCGCAAGCGGCCCGTCCCGATGTCAGCACGGCGCATGCTCCGCCGGAGGACGAGCTGGAACAGACGATGGCGGATCTGTGGCGGGATTATCTTGGCATCGATCAAGTCGGTCTGCACGACAACTTTTTTGAGCTCGGCGCTACATCCCTCGATATCATTCAAATGAATACGAAGCTGCAGCGCGCGCTGGGGCGGGAAGTGGCGGTCGTTGATATGTTCAGCCATCCGACGATTCATTCGCTGGCAGAATCGCTGCGGCGGGCGGCGCACAAGGAGACCGTGCCGCCGGATGCAACGGCGGATCGCTCCGAACGGATAGATGACGGAAAAAATCGGTTGAAGCAGCGGCTTCAAAAGCGGGAGAGAACGTGA